The segment gggaatgatatgcagcaaatgagtcaaacccgggcccgctgtgTTGAGGAgttaacctctatatatgggcgcctgctataccaactgagctatccgggcacccgtAAAACTCTAGATGAGTTTAGGGCTGGGACGAGAGTTGGATTGCATTCTTAGAGATGAAAACGTCTCTCTTAGTTGGGGGTAGGGTAAACACCGAAGTTTGGCTTGATGGATCCTGATGATTGGCTTTGCTTTGGATTTTTGGCAGGACACAGGAGTGTTGCTGATAATAACACTCCTCAGGGATATTTCCCCTCTAAATCATCAGCTGTAGAGGGATGTAAAGCGATGGtggctaatgtgtgtgtgtgtgtgtgtgtgtgtgtgtgtggtgtgtgtgtgtgtgtgtgtgtgtgtgtgtgtgtgtgtgtgtgtgtgtgtgtgtgtgtgtgtgtgtgtgtgtgtgtgtgtgtgtgtgtgtgtgtgtgtgtgtgtgtgtgtgtgtgtgtgtgtgtgtgtgtgtgtgtgtgtgtgtgtgtgtgtgtgtgtgtgtgtgtgtgtgtgtgtgtgtgtccttatcTGCATTTGCTATCCTGTGACCTGGTTCCTGGATGTTTTTTGGTGCTTCTGCCTGGAATGAACAGACCGTGAAGCAGGACCAGTGAGTACAAATTACTACACAATCCCTTAAATCAAGTACACTCACACCCGTTTGTTCAGCAGTTTCTGATAGTGTAGGCAAATTCAGTGTTGTACATGGGTATCCACTCCACAAaacgtttttcttttatttctaaggCTGTAAAACTATAGAGAATTCCAAAATATAAGTTGAAAATATGTACATATTTCTTGTCAATGTTTATTTTATGGTTCATATTGCACTTGACACGCAGTCAAAAAAGGATCCCCACTGCACGCACTTAATGAAACTGACATTTTTAGGATTCAACTTTGCATTCTGTGCCCATTTATACTCTTAGAAATGTTGTTCACTGTGGTCAGTTGGAAAGCACTCATGTTTTGGCAgctttgatttattttcaacATCTTGTTGGCTTAAATTTAACTTATATACACTTGGATTGCAGTAAACTGATGCTGAACCCTGTATGGCAACAATTTAGATCTCAACATTATATCAATACCACTCTAAAATTGTGACAATACTGCTTTAAAAAACTGCATCAGTGCCAAAACGCATTCAGACTGCTCCACAGTCTTTTCTGCTGCCTTAAAGAAAATTTGAAGCATTCTCTTTCGTCCTCTTACTCCTACAGTGTGCCGGCCGATCGATGCGGCCTGATATTCTTTCACATTCATCTCCGCAGCTTATGAGCCTGACATGATTTATGCAGTCCCTCTCACCTCATTATcaccctcttcctccctctctgccctcattcctttttttcattccttcttcTCGCCTTTGTGCCCCCCTGCACACCTTTTGATCTTTGCCTTACTGTCTTGCTCTTTCTTTTCTCACCCTCTCCCCTCCTCACCCCTCTCTGTCTTACTCTGCAGAGCTCTCTGTCCAACGGGGACAAGGGTCGCCCAGCAGACTACCTCAGCAACGGCAAGAAGAGGAAAGCTGATGAGAAGGAGTTCATGACCGACTATGTGAGGCACTTTCATAACACTGCTAAATGTTTAAGTAACTGAAGGAAAGTTTCGCCCAACTCTGCCTGTCCTCACCAGATAAAACCAGTGGTGTCTGAACTGTGGACTTTGGAGACCTGCTCTCCTTTTAGACCGTAATTGAAATATTCACACTCCCTGCCTGCTGTCAtcactgtattatttgtgttattgtggAAAAGCCGATACATAAAGCTCTGTAAGggattatttttattgtgagATAAATCAATCCCAGGTAGTTTTTATTATCAAGTTCAGCATTACCGTTTTGTTCGAGAAGACCtgcaataataaaaaacagaatCAGCTCCGAGGATTTCACCTCTCCAAGTTAAGCATAGAAAATGAATTTGTTACCTTTGCGCTGTCCATTGCATCTGCTTCCAACCATCTCAGTCAGTAAAATGTTAAAGATAAGATATTTCATTTTCCTTTTATATGCAGCGTAACAAATTATAGCTCttgagacaaaaaatgtttCATAAAACCTTTTTCAAATGCGCTCGattccacacacacaacctctgtTTGCGTATGACTTTGTGTGTTGTATATTTCTACATGAAATCTACATACATCAGACAGTAGAGCAGGAATATCTAatctcacttcctctctcttctctcacaGGGCAGCGATGCGGATAAGAGTGATGATAATTTGGTGGTGGATGAGGTTAGTATGCGGCCGCCGGCCTCTATTGGCCTCAATTCACCGCTTTCATCTGCATACATCATGTAAACACACCCAGCAGGACCATCATATTATTCatttgaataaaaatgaaaatacccCCACACCTCTGTGTGCCTTTATTTCACAACATACACAACCATAAAGTAAATATGCATTCACACACTTGACTGCAATTCATGCTCCGTCATACATACAATTCTGTAGGTATGACTGTTGAGGTTTTAATAGTTTTTATGTATAAGTGCAAAGTGGATAGCGAGCTAGTAAGATgttggaaaatgtttttttctaatgtatGGTAACCAAAGAAAAAACTCCAATCAatgtttttcattattattatttttgaccTACCAGATGAATACATAAGTGTCCATTGTGCATGAGATGACAGTAACTGAGACCGTACCCAGTTCCTGAAAGCATTGCAGTGTTGGTCTTGTTCGTAAAAGTCCTCTGGTGCCAGGAAGTGATTTCTTTTATGTTGATTGATTAACAATAGTTGGCACAAGCAGTTAAAGGATAGATTTGCAGTTTTTCAAGTCTGTTTTTAAAACAACAGTTGCCCATATGAACAGTGAAACAGATTTTGcttgctgtaatcattcctcATGTTCATAAATGCCATGACTGTGTTTCCAATGTAAATTATGGGGGACAAAATCCGTAGTCATTGTTCTGTGCAAAGGTATACAGAAAGCTAATGTGAGGCTTCAGCAGACAAATCAAGTGGGTATATTcctaaattattgtttttaataagaAACCATTATTCACAGACCAATTGTAACATTAAACAGGAATTTTATACTTTGGAAAATACCAACTTACTCAGACTGCTGAAGCAAGCCGAAACATTTTTGTCATGGTTAAACAAGCAAAGAAAAGAATTAATACacatgagggggaaaaaagcgaGGCCGATAGATTTCCATGTGATCTCTCTGTGGCCTTCAGCACTAAAACACtagaatgaataaataaattataaatgacTTATTTCTGTCCAGTGTAATTTaagttttatacatttttgaatTCAGGACCCGTCGTCCCCTCGCAGTGTGCAGTCTTACTCGTCCAGGGAGAACGGCCTGGACAAGATGCCCCTGTCCCGTAAGGACGGCCCCCCGCAGGCCAGCCCCGCCTCCCTGGCCTCCTCCAGCAGTGCAGCCTCCCCGTCTCGTGGCAAAGAGCCCCCACAGGTAGACCTACACGTCTGTATGTCTAAATGGACTAAACAAAgccataaaaacacaaacatttgagTGATTCATATGGTATTATTGTCCCATGAATTCAGATATCCATGTAGAACACGCATGGTATAATTCAGTATAGGACATTACTGTTTCTGTGCTGTCAGCACGCACTGTATTCTGCTCACTTTTCATTCTAaattaattctctttttctgtctttattttctaacacttttctttttattctttgctaTCCCAGAGGGAGAAGTCCAGTACTCCAGGTATGAAGCCAGGGACTCCCATGTCTCAAGAGTCCAACACCCCGGGACCCAGCGGACCTCCGCAGTTCAGACCTGTCCCTGGCAAGCCTGGTGTCGACCCCCTCGGTAAGAACATCCCATGAGCTTTCTTTTATTCCCCAAAGAACATATCTTCTGTACGTAATTGTTCGAGGGTAGCATTGGACTTCAGAAAGCCTGAAGTTGCTGGTGTGAAGTGAAACTGTAAAGCTAGCCTACATCACTGGAAAATCTCAggagaccaaaaaaaaagaaatgtctccATCCCTCCTCTTGGGGACACAAACTTTCACTGCACACAGCATCAATTAAAAATAGGAATCTGCCTCTGCAGAGATGAGTTTTTAGCCTGTACTCGCTTTGTTACGTGTGGTGATTCTATCAGCATCGGGCCGCAGTAGTTGGTATGGGTGTCAGCCAGCTCCCCACCACCCACAACCATCTGGACTTAATAAGCAGCTGTGGGCAAAAATATTCAGCGCCCTCACTTTTTAAATGGAAAGATTAGGAGAGGTGATGGACTGTGACTGTGAGCTGCTTTATAATGAGCCTCCATCAATTCCActgtatctctttctctctttttttctccccctcacATCACCTGTTAGCCCCACCCGCACACACACTCCATTATGCATACATACGTACACGCTTGTAGATGCGGCTACATGCACAGACAGAAGGATATGAGCACACATATACGCACACCGTCTTGCTGCAAGAAGGCACTGTGACCAGCAGGGGGCACTAGTGGTCTAGTGCTGCAGTTAAAGGATGTTTTCCTATCTTTTGTATGGCAGGCGGTAGCGTGTTCACAGCCTGTCAGTCACAACTGTCTCATACACTGAGAGGCCCTGCAGAGGCAGTCACCTTATTACATGTGGAACTGATTCTGTTCTTTGCTAAAATGAAAGTCTCAAGACATTTTGTTGCCTCGATCAATAATCTTTTcacttaaataattcaaaaTAGATTGACGCTCTGTTGTCTTTTCCTCCCTTCTCCCTCCTCCAGCTCTTGGTCTGAGAAACCCCCTGGCGGTGCAGGGAGCATACCCTCCTGGGGCTTTTGGCCTGCCTCCAGGGGTGAACGGGGACCTGGTCGGGGCGGCGGGTTACGGCGCCGGCCTTCACTTAGTCTCCCCCCAGATGAACGGCGCTGCcgcagcagcagcggcggcagCTGCCGCAGGCTACGGACGATCCCCTGTGGTGAGCTAGACACTGCAGATAATTTGTCTTTCCAGTGTCACTGTCATATGTAATACCTCAGCATATAAACCTATCACAGAGGGCAAAAAGAAGgaaggatagatagatagatagatagatagatagatagaagggAGTGTTTTAGAGGGAGAGCAGCTGCATTGCCATTTATCGTATCTAATATATGACCTTGGCTCTTGAAAAATGTCTTTGCTTTTATATCATTGATTATATAATTTTATTCTGATCTTTCATCTGAGTCTCTAttacctgttttttttgttttgttttatgagTGAACactcttctctccttttctctcctctcctttaaCATGGGTGtcgtttgttgtgttttttttcttcttctatatCTCTTTCTTCTTCAGGTGGGCTATGAGTCTCCACACCCGCATATGAGGGTCCCTGGGCTGCCTGCCAGCCTGCAGTCAGCCGCCTCCGGGAAACCGTGAGTTTCCTCTTTCTTGTCTGCTATCACGCAAATCTTCACCTGTTCGCTATTAACTGCGCTCAGGTTCGGCTGAAATTTCAATTACAACACCAGAAGAAAAGACAAACAATGTTGAAGGGAAAAGTCAGGAGAGaaactatttaaataaactgtgcTTTTAAGTCTGTGTTCATACATCAAGAACCTTTTTAAACAAGTATTCACCTTTACAATCACTTAAGCTTGTTATCATTTTCTTGCTTCTGCAGAAAAATGGCCAATGTAGACGACGTGACGTCAGTGATATTTGCAGAGCAGCTTTAATAGACCCAAGaagtcatatacagtatttagttaTCCAGACATTAAATGTTAAGTTTTAGTCACTTAGTGTTAGTCTGTTAAAAGCACTTCTTGGAAATGCAGAAATCACATGCTAAAGTAGATGAGCTTGGTTGAGGGAAAAGTGGCTACACAAAATAGTTCTGTGATTGTTGAGCAGTCTTAAATGGTGCTCATCAAAGTTACATACTTGTTATTCTTGTTCGTTGAATAGCTCAGCCAAGTCCTCTTTTAGAAACAATgactaaataataaaatgtttgcCCTCTCTCATCTCCTGCTACTTGTTCCACCAGAAAGTGTTTTCGCTGCAGCATTTTAATCTCTGTTATTCAACAGATcccttctctgtctcttctcCGCAGCGCCTACTCGTTCCACGTGAGCGCAGACGGCCAGATGCAGCCGGTGCCCTTTCCCCCTGACGCCCTGTTGGGCCCGGGAATCCCTCGCCACGCCCGTCAGATTCACACCCTGAACCACGGAGAGGTGGTGTGTGCCGTCACCATCAGCACCTCGACGCGCCACGTCTACACCGGAGGCAAGGGCTGCGTCAAGGTGTGGGACATCAGCCAGCCTGGAAGCAAGAGCCCCATGGCCCAGCTGGACTGTCTGGTGAGACAccagggaggggaggggagggagacgGATGTTTGGAGACTcgtatttaaaaatgtgttgtctATCTTGTGTCTAATAATGTTGCTTTACTACCAAAAGTGATGCTCCGGTTTCtccacacataaaaacacacttgAGATGATGAATCAGCTTTGTGGTGTTGTCCTAAAGCCAAGTCCTCCAGCACCTTTTATTTATTGCTGTGGTACTGCTGTAGCAGCACACTTAACTTTGTGTCTTTTGTATCCCCTTGTCATCACTTACAGAGTACTAGAACATATATTATTGTGtataaatgtttatatttgtcattttattgtgtCCTATCAGAACAGGGATAACTACATCCGCTCCTGCAAGCTGCTCTCAGACGGACGGACCTTGATCGTCGGCGGGGAGGCCAGCACGCTGTCAATCTGGGATTTGGCCACGCCCACTCCCCGCATCAAAGCAGAGCTGACGTCGTCCGCTCCCGCCTGCTACGCTCTGGCCATCTCCCCTGACAACAAGGTCTGCTTCTCCTGCTGCAGCGACGGAAACATTGTCGTCTGGGACCTTCACAACCAGACGCTGGTCAGgtaagaggagagagggaagagcCTGCATCGTTTTTTAACTAGTTTTAGTAAATGTCATGGAAACGGGGAAATGGCCAGACTCTGGTCAAGTTACatggaaggaggagaggagtaaagagaggagagagtggtGGAAAAGGAAGAGAGGCAATGGAGTGGGAAATGAGAAGGCAGAGACGGctgcacagagagacagaggaaataGTGTCATTTCTGAATTTTCACAATCTACACTGTCGATCATGAAGTAGAGAGTGATGGAAGAGCAAACATTTTAGATGGGCAACCAAAGCACTGGGGATAATTACAAGTACAAAGAAGGTGGACTGTTAACATGGGCCTGTTTTTAACAGATGCAGCTTTCTTAAAGTCCATTTTTgtaactgtcttttttttaaagcaccatagcatgcaactttatttttaatttgcaaATGTTCAGATGATATACCCACCTTTGTGCTTTACCAGCTAATACGCACATCTAAGTATCAAGAGGCGGGCATTGCAAACTAGCTTAGGCTATAAATGCTATGGTATGTGCCACTGGTCAATGCTATATACTTGTCCCTAAAAAGTAAACCGTAAAACAGCTTTAGGTCTTTTTATCGTTTATAAGcaggatggatagatagatagatagatagatagatagatagatagatagatagatttttattaatcccaaaaaaaatgggaaataacagtgttgcagcagcaaaatatcagacatacagagtatacattaaataataggaaccaaatacattaaataattgaatatatatagtttatattATAACACACTGTAATGTAGTTGTACGCAGCTAGAAGGacattttaagtgtttattaatatacagtatttgtatgaagacatatattttatattattacagCTGTGTTTTACTCCTTGTCGACATTAAGAATATAGTTGACTTGGGGTGACCTagagctcacctggtagaatGTGCgtcccatgtaggctgagtccttggcagcagcccgggttcgaatccgacctgcaggCCTTTGCTGCctgtctcccctccctctcctgtCTACTATCACTATctaataaaattaaaactaaaaagcCCAACAAATaactaaaaaaattaatttattaatattatattattattatattaaataattTATGCTGGGGCTATTTTGTGGTGAAGACCTGCGTTCCCTctttttcatgcaaaaaatgAAGTAACTTCAACAGCGGCGTCTTGATTTTCCTAGTGTACTAATAAATGGCCTGAAATCAGTAGGCTCCTGGAAAGTTATAGCACCGTGCATGTTTTTGGAAATGGTTTTCTGTAGTGCAGTTTGGTCCTTTTTAAAGAGTATTTGAGTAGTAGGAAAAGAGAAAACCAAACCTCGGCAAATAACAGATGGTTGTATTTACTGAGCAGAGATCACTGAGGAGGCTCGGTAGCCAGAGAGgtccagaggtgtgtgtgcgcttgctTATGCATATTATTGTGTGTCTATCTGTAAGACTCTTGTGTGTCTCCTCCCTGCAGGCAGTTCCAGGGCCACACAGACGGAGCGAGCTGCATCGACATCTCCAACGACGGCACCAAACTGTGGACGGGAGGGCTGGACAACACAGTCCGCTGCTGGGACCTCCGAGAGGGACGCCAGCTCCAGCAACACGACTTCACCTCGCaggtacacgcacacacacgcacacacacacacatacacacatatacacacatatatatatatatatatatatatatatatacatacatacacagttgtgctcataagtttacatacccatgctaaagactaaaaagaggaataaaaaaattggaaattgatcttgatgccttaattaaaaaaaaaattcggaaaaatccgaccttttaaggaaacaatttttttttgtgaatgaataatgtattgtaaataaataaatgttcttccttaaaatacagggggcataagtatactcacccctatgttaaattcccatagaggcaggcagatttttatttttaaaggccagttatttcatggatccaagACACTacgcatcctgataaagttccctcagcctttggaattaaaatagccccacatcatcacatacccttcatttccccatacctagagattggcatgtttttttttcagttggcctaatagctggtttgatttgcattgagagatgatcttatggaaagtagcCCATGCCAATGGCTACACACATATctgaacatatactgtataaacacaAATGTGACTCGCTGCAGTCCAGACTACTGGGCATTCATGTGCTGACAGGCTGCTGATGATCGTAACGCTTTCCCGCTCTCATATCCAcatttccttctctccttcctttgatccctttcttccctctccGTCTCCAGATCTTCTCTCTGGGCTACTGTCCGACAGGCGAGTGGCTGGCTGTGGGAATGGAGAGCAGTAACGTGGAAGTTCTGCACGTCTCCAAACCTGACAAGTACCAGCTGCACCTCCATGAGAGCTGCGTTCTCTCTCTCAAGTTCGCCTACTGTGGTatgcacactcactcactcactcactctgacacacacacacacacacacacacacacacacacacacacacacacacacacacacacacacaccaccaaccAGGGAAGcagaacattattattattcagaagcagtttctttcttttcacctcTCCCATTCTTAACAAAGGCAGCGCTTCCTCTCAGGCCTCTCCATATCTCACCTCCCCTGAGACTTTATCTGTTGATGGCGGTGTGTGCTTCGTCCTGTAGGTAAATGGTTCGTGAGCACGGGCAAAGATAACCTCCTCAATGCGTGGCGGACACCTTATGGATCCAGCATATTCCAGGTAGGCCATGAAACACCGAGTTTTATCCAAACGCACACATTTACTTTGTTTAGAAAATGAATATTTAAGATGGTGACAAAATCAGAAATTGGGATTTCTGGCCTGGAAACAATCCAGTTGTGTCAGTTGtcaaatgtgaaaaaatgtcTTCAATCCTcgtaatatataaatattggaGGATTATTTTTGGACACAAATACATCAGACTTGAATAATGTGACTTTCTGTGTCACTATTTGTACAAATGCATGATTTAATGACTGTTTATAGCTAATAttgcttcctgtgtgtgtgtctgttcagtCTAAGGAGTCTTCGTCGGTTCTCAGCTGTGATATCTCCCCTGACGACCAGTTCATCGTCACCGGCTCCGGGGACAAGAAGGCCACAGTCTACGAAGTCATCTACTGAACACTGATTGgctgggaggaaaaaaaaaactattaatcaGGGGGCGGAGCCGATGCTCCCTCCTGCACCAATGACTGTACAGAGCGTCGGTGGCATGGAAAAGAAGAGTCACTCAACTCGtactttgttgttttgtttatgtttgtgaaaGAATTGAGAAAGAGAAGCAAGGGGGGCACAAAGTCACAtctctggaaaaaaacaaactttgaactTTGTTTTTAATGCTCTGAGAACGCTGGTTAGTCTATAGTTGCGCAATTGTGGGATTCTTCCAAAGAACTTTTgcttttgttcctttttttttaacaaaataaaacctcTGTAGTGAACAAGAAATTAGCAAAAAGAACTTATTTTTTTAGCCTTTGAATTTTCGCAAACAGTTGGACCGCATCGAGTGGAAAAAGACGGAGACGTGGGACTGAGGAAGTGTGGGGAAGGGTTCAGAGAGGGCTGTTAATGGAAAAATATGGTCCATATTCTGTgctgtgtaaaagaaaaaaaataaagaaaaaaaagagacccgGTCTGGGTCAGCTTGTCCCGGTTTGGCCTGGTCCGGTCCAGTTACGTGGCTGCTCCTTGGGGCAGCAGATGTGTGGCAGATGGCAGGGTGGTGTGCTGTGAGGTTCCAgctattttctttcttctcctgGCTAAGTTTCAGCAGCAACATGATTGTATCATCTCCAGTACATACATGACAGAACAGGGCTCGGTTTTCTCCAAGTGTCCTGGGAGTTTGTCTTtgttcctcttctttttttctttttttttttttaaaagaacaaaaacaaacttattGTGGAGATGTTTTTTGGGGGAAACCAGCTTGGAACAGAAAACCACAACACAGAACAGAAAACTGAAGTCAGTTCAAACTGCTAAGACAGGTACTCTCCAAGCTTTTGGGGATGTGGCCTCTGCTACGTCATCGTCATCCTTCACACTCAACGttaaaggtttgtttttttattttatttgttaggGCACATATAGGCAGACAGGTATTTTCACAACTGCATCATGAACCTTGAACCTTGCTATATATCGACATGTAAATAAAGTTCTCTAAAGGCAAACAAGGATGTCATCTGTGTTATGTGAGATCTGCAGTGGATTATTTGGAGTAAAACCGATTGAAACGGTATCTTGAGGTGTGATTGTGCGGAGGGTAGCAATCGGGTAGATCTGGTGTGGGTTGCACACTGCCGGTCCGGctgtcaaaatgtgtttttcagccCCAGAACCAAGTCCGATTCTTGCCAGGTTTATCTTGGATGtttaaaactgaaacaaaaaaaaatcgaaAAAGTCACATTGGCCTAATGGTTAACACTGCTGCCAACAAGCAGTCACTGCAGACTCAGTCCCAGGTTTGATACCCATTCAAAGATGGCCCTTCTAATGATactgtttttcgacatatatagtatattaggactttttagtacttttatcaatttttttatatatatatatatatatatatatatatatatatatatatatatatatatatatatatatatatatatatatatatatatatatgctgccAACAAGTAGTTGCTGCAGTCTCAGTCCTAGGTTTGATACCCATTCAAGGATGGCCCttctaattttctttttcttttttattgattccattCAGCATTGTCCCATTAGCATTTAACATCTCACATATATGTTTTCCATGTATACAGAACATACAAATATTTCACAGAAGGGATCAAACACATAGACAAAAATTCACAGTTAAACACAAAACTcgtaaatttaaaataaagtctGTTCTCAATGGTGTTACAAAATCAACCCAGTTACTCCAGAAATTCTTAAATTTATCTGATTCTAGTCTAACTAAGAAAGTCAGCTTTTCCATCCTGTAAATGTTATACATTACTTTGACCCAATCCTCCATTTTAGGTACCTCCGTTTTCAGCCACTTCCTGGTGATAACTTTTTTACCTGCTACTAACATTACTCTGAATAAATATTTGTCCCCTGAATATATTAATCTCTGGTTCACTATTCCCAAGTACaaatcaaaaaatgtaaatggaagctcctttttcaaaaaaatgtcCATGCATTTCTTTAATTTGAGCCAAAAAGGTATAATAGAGGGACATTCCCAAAAGATATGAAAATGATTGGCTTTACTTTCTCCACATAGTCTCCAACATCTCGTATCCTGAGATTTCTTTTGTGCTGGTATAATAAAATATCTTACTATGTTCTTGCAACCATATTCTCTCTGTGAGAGGGAGCATGTTGTCTTCCATTGTTCAATGATCTCTTCCCattctttatcacttttttcgacatactatactatgacttttttatcactttttttaaatgtactatactaactttttttttttttttttttttttgttctcgaTATAACCTATCATTGTTTCAACATGCATGCTTTAGTGGCACATTGGCCTAGTGGTTAACTACAgtggccgagacggttcaacacaaacgcaaaagccacaacacaaacgcaaaagccacaacacaaacccaaaagccacaacacaaacgcaaaagccacaacacaaacgcaaaagccacaacacaaacccaaaagccacaacacaaacgcaaaagctacaacacaaaggcaaaagccacaacacaaacgcaaaagccacaacacaaacgcaaaagccacaacacaaacgcaaaagccacaacacaaacccaaaagccacaacacaaacgcaaaagctacaacacaaaggcaaaagccacaacacaaacgcaaaagccacaacacaaacccaaaagccacaacacaaacgcaaaagccacaacacaaacgcaaaagctacaacacaaacgcaaaagccgcaacacaaacgcaaaagccgcaacacaaacgcaaaagctacaacacaaaggcaaaagccacaacacaaacgcaaaagccacaacacaaacgcaaaagccacaacacaaacaaaagccacaacacaaaacccaaaagccacaacacaaatgcaaaaagccacaacagaaaCGCAAAAGCCGCAagaacacaaacgcaaaagtcaagaacacaaacgcaaaagctacaacacaaatgcaaaagccacaacacaaatgcaaaagccacaacacaaatgcaaaagctacaacacaatgcaaaagctacaacacaaatgcaaaagctacaacacaaatgcataaGGGACAACAAAAGTGAGTGACAACAGAAGTCAGCGTATGAGCAGGAGGAAATGTCTTGCATGTTTGAGAAGTAATTGAAATAGGGTTCCTTGCTAATTAGGATTACCGTACTGTTGCTATGTGAGtgtcacaaataagcaatgttgttcaatatctttgtattttcatataTGTACTCTCCATATAGGCTAcaaaggaaagtgtgtgtgtgcctatttGTAGGGGTAAGACTAAGGACATGCAACAAAACCATAAACCAtagaaccata is part of the Perca flavescens isolate YP-PL-M2 chromosome 9, PFLA_1.0, whole genome shotgun sequence genome and harbors:
- the tle2a gene encoding transducin-like enhancer protein 2a isoform X4, translating into MFPQNRPPLAVFFSSQAPLQPPPGSSASVVAAAAAAAAAASGTPQSLKLTYPETLDRIKEEFQFLQTQYHSLKLECEKLATEKTEIQRHYVMYYEMSYGLNIEMHKQTEIAKRLNVICAQLIPFLSQEHQQQVVQAMERAKQQQLQAQHLSQHAQGLQMGPHPSGLPHPGLALGGGSGLLALSGALGAQLAAKDERAHLEAAAAAAAAAEHHRDREAGPSSLSNGDKGRPADYLSNGKKRKADEKEFMTDYGSDADKSDDNLVVDEDPSSPRSVQSYSSRENGLDKMPLSRKDGPPQASPASLASSSSAASPSRGKEPPQREKSSTPGMKPGTPMSQESNTPGPSGPPQFRPVPGKPGVDPLALGLRNPLAVQGAYPPGAFGLPPGVNGDLVGAAGYGAGLHLVSPQMNGAAAAAAAAAAAGYGRSPVVGYESPHPHMRVPGLPASLQSAASGKPAYSFHVSADGQMQPVPFPPDALLGPGIPRHARQIHTLNHGEVVCAVTISTSTRHVYTGGKGCVKVWDISQPGSKSPMAQLDCLNRDNYIRSCKLLSDGRTLIVGGEASTLSIWDLATPTPRIKAELTSSAPACYALAISPDNKVCFSCCSDGNIVVWDLHNQTLVRQFQGHTDGASCIDISNDGTKLWTGGLDNTVRCWDLREGRQLQQHDFTSQIFSLGYCPTGEWLAVGMESSNVEVLHVSKPDKYQLHLHESCVLSLKFAYCGKWFVSTGKDNLLNAWRTPYGSSIFQSKESSSVLSCDISPDDQFIVTGSGDKKATVYEVIY
- the tle2a gene encoding transducin-like enhancer protein 2a isoform X2, coding for MFPQNRPPAPLQPPPGSSASVVAAAAAAAAAASGTPQSLKLTYPETLDRIKEEFQFLQTQYHSLKLECEKLATEKTEIQRHYVMYYEMSYGLNIEMHKQTEIAKRLNVICAQLIPFLSQEHQQQVVQAMERAKQVTMGELNASIGVRGLPPLPHSQQLQAQHLSQHAQGLQMGPHPSGLPHPGLALGGGSGLLALSGALGAQLAAKDERAHLEAAAAAAAAAEHHRDREAGPSSLSNGDKGRPADYLSNGKKRKADEKEFMTDYGSDADKSDDNLVVDEDPSSPRSVQSYSSRENGLDKMPLSRKDGPPQASPASLASSSSAASPSRGKEPPQREKSSTPGMKPGTPMSQESNTPGPSGPPQFRPVPGKPGVDPLALGLRNPLAVQGAYPPGAFGLPPGVNGDLVGAAGYGAGLHLVSPQMNGAAAAAAAAAAAGYGRSPVVGYESPHPHMRVPGLPASLQSAASGKPAYSFHVSADGQMQPVPFPPDALLGPGIPRHARQIHTLNHGEVVCAVTISTSTRHVYTGGKGCVKVWDISQPGSKSPMAQLDCLNRDNYIRSCKLLSDGRTLIVGGEASTLSIWDLATPTPRIKAELTSSAPACYALAISPDNKVCFSCCSDGNIVVWDLHNQTLVRQFQGHTDGASCIDISNDGTKLWTGGLDNTVRCWDLREGRQLQQHDFTSQIFSLGYCPTGEWLAVGMESSNVEVLHVSKPDKYQLHLHESCVLSLKFAYCGKWFVSTGKDNLLNAWRTPYGSSIFQSKESSSVLSCDISPDDQFIVTGSGDKKATVYEVIY